A genome region from Taeniopygia guttata chromosome 18, bTaeGut7.mat, whole genome shotgun sequence includes the following:
- the AATK gene encoding serine/threonine-protein kinase LMTK1 isoform X1, translating into MGRFPAAAAAMAAAFLSPSLAFSSHFDPDGTPLSELSWSSSLAVVAVSFSGLFTFIFLMLACLCCKKGDIGFKEFENAEGDDYVTELSAQGSPAPQHGPEVYVLPLTKVSLPMAKQPGRSVQLLKSADLGRQSLLYLKEIGHGWFGKVFLGEVNSGISSTQVVVKELKASASVQDQMQFLEEAQPYRALQHTNLLQCLAQCAEVTPYLLVMEFCPLGDLKGYLRSCRGAEAMTPDLLTLQRMACEVACGVLHLHRNNYIHSDLALRNCLLTADLTVKIGDYGLSHCKYKDDYFVTADQLWVPLRWIAPELIDEVHGNLLVVDQTKASNVWSLGVTIWELFELGSQPYDHYSDRQVLAYAIKEQQLKLPKPQLKLSLAERWYEVMQFCWLQPEQRPTAEEVHLLLSYLCAKGATEAEEDFEKRWNSMKPNGSASGSHHGPELSSFPLLEQFSADGFPSDGDDILTVMETSHGLNFEYKWEHTKTEHFQAPLGSLSPSSAARYHDLYYPATTAGLSLGVSPSCYECKASGCPGVPAPGVVPILGAHSPSLGSEYYIRIEGPGEGSAELDYAMCTYSPAGEQGALRPPACWRAQAGRSGGTYDSDSGSPTVSLSMEPLLGHPPAAEGSWECAEYYPYPCPGQEPRGYEPSPGPGAEGYLLEEEPPQPGGQDWPVPAAFQPGVFADPLGVSPSGNCAYSPPGYGGTAGPSGAPPDCVALELGEDSPPSAPHPAGASPPPQRHPWASNSSSNNNIGGGSPREPPAGDSWCYRRMITFRGLMAKPLGTVPRGQPQLGGSPPGHDFLRPRQDQPPATAGGSSSPCRSPSPRRQAWHGRDSSPCGPAQPGTLAESPAAPWGPAAAPPPAPGAPRDAHPEESSAGGSPARSPLPPAAAGPGEAAPAMAGTAAPSPGPPGQPAADGAQLAAEPAEAPAEAVAESGACAASDADRTPDKTFSSSSFPSVDEGSDEDTAELTSGVFTDFSGEYTERAEAAPALRSLQKQVGTPDSLESLDIPSTASSCEVLSPGAFAPAGQARALDSGYDTENNESPEFVLKEPHEPREPEAFGQLGKPPPGLPGGEGEAAAPETRLPSAAGPEPPGLAEKSPYRDSAYFSDCDAEAERGHKDEGDSDGSRTPEAEEGPRSPLQDTGRGEDPLHPPGAPGSPPAAPGGAVAVPTPAEVALEGDWVGIEAGSAPEQAPGTEQSPAGTGLVPASPPRPGTDTCPPGSVAPKTFLLTPVPVSPGEPSAVGGTCVPDGVPGLGGATGGDKQTVTPVLGLGEQGLLLEGPGAGDAPGGPSTLLPGGESPPGLSPAPAAPERREEPEEEEEDTEDSDESDEELRCYNIQEQSEESEEEPAAVPIVVAESQSGRNLRSLLKMPSLLSESFCEDLERKKKAVSFYDDVTIYLFDQESPTRELAEQSFPEPTLPSGQPPSPSGQPPASGSPPSPTDRLGASDDSSDGNASEESGGFEWDDDFPLMPAKPSLAASLPGTPAEPPAAVPALVPAQKQVLPIQFSRFTVSPAPVSRFSITHVSDSDMDSIGGSSEDGDRE; encoded by the exons ACGGCACCCCCCTTAGTGAGCTCTCCTGGTCCTCCTCGCTGGCTGTCGTGGCTGTTTCCTTCTCGGGGCTCTTCACCTTCATCTTCCTCATGTTGGCCTGTCTGTGCTGCAAGAAGGGGGACATTGGCTTCAAG GAGTTTGAGAACGCCGAGGGGGACGACTACGTGACGGAGCTGTCAGCCCAGGGCTCGCCTGCCCCCCAGCATGGCCCCGAGGTCTACGTGCTGCCCCTCaccaaggtgtccctgcccatggccaaGCAGCCGGGGCGCTCAG TGCAGCTCCTCAAGTCGGCAGACCTGGGGCGGCAGAGCCTGCTGTACCTGAAGGAGATCGGGCACGGCTGGTTTGGCAAG GTGTTCCTGGGGGAGGTGAACTCGGGCATCAGCAGCACTCAGGTGGTGGTGAAGGAGCTGAAGGCGAGTGCCAGCGTGCAGGACCAGATGCAGTTCCTGGAAGAAGCACAGCCCTACAG AGCCCTCCAGCACACCAacctgctgcagtgcctggcGCAGTGCGCCGAGGTCACCCCGTACCTGCTGGTGATGGAGTTCTGCCCGCTG GGTGACCTGAAGGGGTACCTGCGGAGCTGCCGGGGGGCCGAGGCCATGACCCCGGACCTGCTGACCCTGCAGAGGATGGCGTGCGAGGTggcctgcggcgtcctgcacctGCACAGGAACAACTACATCCACAG CGACCTGGCCCTGCGGAACTGCCTCCTCACCGCCGACCTCACCGTGAAGATCGGGGACTACGGCCTCTCGCACTGCAAGTACAAA GACGACTACTTCGTGACGGCCGACCAGCTGTGGGTGCCGCTGCGCTGGATCGCGCCCGAGCTCATCGATGAGGTGCACGGCAACCTGCTTGTGGTGGACCAGACCAAGGCCAGCAACGTCTG GTCGCTGGGCGTCACCATCTGGGAGCTGTTTGAGCTGGGCAGCCAGCCCTACGACCACTACTCTGACCGCCAAGTGCTGGCCTACGCCAtcaaggagcagcagctgaagctgcccAAGCCCCAGCTGAAGCTGTCGCTGGCGGAGCGCTG GTACGAGGTGATGCAgttctgctggctgcagcccgAGCAGCGCCCCACGGCCGAGGAGGTGCACCTGCTGCTGTCCTACCTGTGCGCCAAGGGGGCCACGGAGGCCGAGGAGGACTTCGAGAAGCGCTGGAACTCCATGAAGCCCAACGGCAGCGCCAGCGGCAGCCACCACGGCCCCGAGCTCTCATCCTTCCCGCTGCTGGAGCAATTCTCGGCCGATGGGTTCCCCTCAGACGGGGACGACATCCTCACCGTCATGGAGACCAGCCACGGCCTCAACTTTGAGTACAAATGGGAGCACACCAAGACCGAGCACTTCCAGGCCCCCCTGGGctccctgagccccagcagtgccGCTCGCTACCACGACCTCTATTACCCGGCCACGACGGCGGGGCTCagcctgggggtgtccccatcCTGCTACGAGTGCAAGGCATCTGGCTGCCCCGGGGTGCCGGCGCCCGGCGTGGTGCCCATCCTGGGCGCCCACAGCCCCTCGCTGGGCAGCGAGTACTACATCCGCATCGAGGGCCCCGGCGAGGGCAGCGCCGAGCTGGACTACGCCATGTGCACCTACAGCCCGGCGGGCGAGCAGGGCGCCCTGCGGCCCCCGGCCTGCTGGAGAGCCCAGGCCGGCCGCAGCGGCGGCACCTACGACTCGGACTCGGGCAGCCCCACCGTGTCCCTGAGCATGGAGCCGCTCCTGGGCCACCCACCCGCGGCCGAGGGCTCCTGGGAGTGCGCCGAGTACTACCCCTAcccctgccccgggcaggaGCCGCGGGGCTACGAGCCgtcccccggccccggggccgAGGGGTacctgctggaggaggagccGCCCCAGCCGGGCGGCCAGGACTGGCCCGTCCCCGCCGCCTTCCAGCCCGGGGTGTTTGCCGACCCGCTGGGCGTCTCGCCGTCGGGGAACTGCGCCTACAGCCCCCCGGGGTACGGGGGGACAGCGGGCCCGAGCGGGGCCCCACCGGACTGCGTGGCGCTGGAGCTGGGCGAGGACAGCCCCCCCAGCGCCCCCCACCCGGCCGGTGCCAGCCCCCCGCCTCAGCGCCACCCGTGGGCCTCCAACAGCTCCTCCAACAACAACATCGGCGGCGGCAGCCCCCGCGAGCCCCCGGCCGGAGACAGCTGGTGCTACCGCCGCATGATCACCTTCCGCGGGCTCATGGCCAAGCCGCTGGGCACGGTACCCCGCGGGCAGCCCCAGCTCGGGGGGTCCCCGCCGGGACACGACTTCCTCCGCCCGCGGCAGGATCAGCCCCCCGCCACGGCCGGCGGCTCCTCCTCCCCGTGCCGCTCGCCCTCCCCGCGGCGGCAGGCCTGGCACGGCCGTGACTCATCACCCTGCGGCCCCGCGCAGCCCGGCACGCTGGCGGAGAGCCCCGCCGCGCCCTGgggccccgccgcggccccgccacCTGCGCCGGGGGCCCCGCGCGATGCCCACCCTGAGGAGAGCTCGGCCGGGGGAAGCCCTGCCCGCAGCCCGCTgccccccgccgccgcggggccgggggaggCCGCCCCCGCCATGGCTGGCACGGCCGCCCCGAGCCCCGGCCCCCCCGGCCAGCCCGCCGCGGACGGCGCCCAGCTCGCGGCGGAGCCCGCCGAGGCGCCCGCGGAGGCCGTGGCCGAGAGCGGCGCCTGTGCCGCCAGCGACGCCGACCGGACGCCGGACAAgaccttctccagcagcagcttccccagCGTGGACGAGGGCAGCGACGAGGACACGGCCGAGCTGACCTCCGGCGTCTTCACCGACTTCTCCGGGGAATACACGGAGCGggcggaggcggccccggcgctcAGGTCCCTGCAGAAGCAGGTGGGGACGCCGGACTCGCTGGAGTCGCTGGACATCCCCTCCACGGCCAGCTCCTGCGAGGTGCTCAGCCCCGGCGCCTTCGCGCCCGCCGGCCAGGCCCGGGCCCTCGACAGCGGCTACGACACGGAGAACAACGAGTCCCCCGAGTTCGTGCTGAAGGAGCCCCACGAGCCCCGGGAGCCCGAGGCCTTCGGCCAGCTGGGGAAGCCgcccccggggctgccggggggCGAGGGCGAGGCGGCGGCCCCCGAAACGCGGCTGCCCAGCGCCGCGGGGCCCGAGCCGCCCGGCCTGGCCGAGAAGAGCCCCTACCGCGACTCTGCCTATTTCTCCGACTGCGACGCCGAGGCCGAGCGCGGCCACAAGGACGAGGGGGACAGCGATGGGTCCCGCACCCCGGAGGCAGAGGAGGGTCCCCGCTCCCCTTTGCAGGACACAGGGCGAGGAGAGGACCCGCTGCACCCGCCGGGGGCACCCGGCAGCCCCCCGGCAGCACCCGGCGGCGCGGTGGCGGTGCCCACGCCGGCCGAGGTGGCTTTGGAGGGGGACTGGGTGGGGATAGAGGCCGGGAGCGCACCGGAGCAGGCGCCTGGCACCGAGCAGAGCCCCGCTGGCACGGGGCTGGTGCCGGCCAGCCCCCCGCGCCCTGGCACAGACACCTGTCCCCCGGGCTCTGTGGCCCCCAAGACTTTCCTCTTGACCCCAGTGCCGGTGAGCCCTGGGGAGCCATCAGCTGTTGGAGGGACCTGCGTGCCCGACGGTGTCCCTGGACTTGGGGGGGCCACAGGGGGGGACAAACAGACTGTGACCCCCGTGCTGGGGCttggggagcaggggctgctcctggagggGCCCGGGGCAGGCGATGCGCCGGGGGGTCCCAGCACGCTGCTCCCCGGGGGCGAATCACCACCGGGTCTCTCCCCGGCCCCGGCTGCCCCCGAACGCCGTGAGgagccagaggaggaggaggaggacacGGAAGACAGCGACGAGTCAGATGAGGAGCTGCGCTGCTACAACATCCAGGAGCAGAGCGAGGAGAGCGAGGAGGAGCCGGCGGCCGTGCCCATCGTGGTGGCTGAGAGCCAGAGCGGCCGGAACCTGCGCAGCCTCCTCAAGATGCCCAGCCTGCTGTCCGAGTCCTTCTGCGAGGACCTGGAGCGTAAGAAAAAGGCCGTCTCCTTCTACGACGATGTGACCATCTACCTCTTCGACCAG gaaagccCCACACGGGAGCTGGCTGAGCAGAGCTTCCCAGAGCCCACCCTGCCTTCGGGGCAGCCTCCCTCGCCTTCGGGGCAGCCCCCTGCCAGTGGcagtccccccagccccacggaCCGGCTTGGAGCCTCCGATGACTCTTCAGATGGCAACGCCTCAGAAGAGA GTGGTGGCTTCGAGTGGGACGACGACTTCCCACTGATGCCAGCGAAGCCGTCCCTGGCGGCCTCACTGCCGGGGACGCCGGCGGAGCCCCCCGCGGCCGTGCCTGCCCTGGTGCCGGCGCAGAAACAGGTGCTGCCCATCCAGTTCTCCCGGTTCACGGTCTCACCTGCCCCGGTGTCCCGGTTCTCCATCACCCACGTCTCCGACTCGGACATGGACTCCATAGGAG GCAGCAGCGAAGACGGTGACCGGGAGTGA
- the AATK gene encoding serine/threonine-protein kinase LMTK1 isoform X2, which produces MLACLCCKKGDIGFKEFENAEGDDYVTELSAQGSPAPQHGPEVYVLPLTKVSLPMAKQPGRSVQLLKSADLGRQSLLYLKEIGHGWFGKVFLGEVNSGISSTQVVVKELKASASVQDQMQFLEEAQPYRALQHTNLLQCLAQCAEVTPYLLVMEFCPLGDLKGYLRSCRGAEAMTPDLLTLQRMACEVACGVLHLHRNNYIHSDLALRNCLLTADLTVKIGDYGLSHCKYKDDYFVTADQLWVPLRWIAPELIDEVHGNLLVVDQTKASNVWSLGVTIWELFELGSQPYDHYSDRQVLAYAIKEQQLKLPKPQLKLSLAERWYEVMQFCWLQPEQRPTAEEVHLLLSYLCAKGATEAEEDFEKRWNSMKPNGSASGSHHGPELSSFPLLEQFSADGFPSDGDDILTVMETSHGLNFEYKWEHTKTEHFQAPLGSLSPSSAARYHDLYYPATTAGLSLGVSPSCYECKASGCPGVPAPGVVPILGAHSPSLGSEYYIRIEGPGEGSAELDYAMCTYSPAGEQGALRPPACWRAQAGRSGGTYDSDSGSPTVSLSMEPLLGHPPAAEGSWECAEYYPYPCPGQEPRGYEPSPGPGAEGYLLEEEPPQPGGQDWPVPAAFQPGVFADPLGVSPSGNCAYSPPGYGGTAGPSGAPPDCVALELGEDSPPSAPHPAGASPPPQRHPWASNSSSNNNIGGGSPREPPAGDSWCYRRMITFRGLMAKPLGTVPRGQPQLGGSPPGHDFLRPRQDQPPATAGGSSSPCRSPSPRRQAWHGRDSSPCGPAQPGTLAESPAAPWGPAAAPPPAPGAPRDAHPEESSAGGSPARSPLPPAAAGPGEAAPAMAGTAAPSPGPPGQPAADGAQLAAEPAEAPAEAVAESGACAASDADRTPDKTFSSSSFPSVDEGSDEDTAELTSGVFTDFSGEYTERAEAAPALRSLQKQVGTPDSLESLDIPSTASSCEVLSPGAFAPAGQARALDSGYDTENNESPEFVLKEPHEPREPEAFGQLGKPPPGLPGGEGEAAAPETRLPSAAGPEPPGLAEKSPYRDSAYFSDCDAEAERGHKDEGDSDGSRTPEAEEGPRSPLQDTGRGEDPLHPPGAPGSPPAAPGGAVAVPTPAEVALEGDWVGIEAGSAPEQAPGTEQSPAGTGLVPASPPRPGTDTCPPGSVAPKTFLLTPVPVSPGEPSAVGGTCVPDGVPGLGGATGGDKQTVTPVLGLGEQGLLLEGPGAGDAPGGPSTLLPGGESPPGLSPAPAAPERREEPEEEEEDTEDSDESDEELRCYNIQEQSEESEEEPAAVPIVVAESQSGRNLRSLLKMPSLLSESFCEDLERKKKAVSFYDDVTIYLFDQESPTRELAEQSFPEPTLPSGQPPSPSGQPPASGSPPSPTDRLGASDDSSDGNASEESGGFEWDDDFPLMPAKPSLAASLPGTPAEPPAAVPALVPAQKQVLPIQFSRFTVSPAPVSRFSITHVSDSDMDSIGGSSEDGDRE; this is translated from the exons ATGTTGGCCTGTCTGTGCTGCAAGAAGGGGGACATTGGCTTCAAG GAGTTTGAGAACGCCGAGGGGGACGACTACGTGACGGAGCTGTCAGCCCAGGGCTCGCCTGCCCCCCAGCATGGCCCCGAGGTCTACGTGCTGCCCCTCaccaaggtgtccctgcccatggccaaGCAGCCGGGGCGCTCAG TGCAGCTCCTCAAGTCGGCAGACCTGGGGCGGCAGAGCCTGCTGTACCTGAAGGAGATCGGGCACGGCTGGTTTGGCAAG GTGTTCCTGGGGGAGGTGAACTCGGGCATCAGCAGCACTCAGGTGGTGGTGAAGGAGCTGAAGGCGAGTGCCAGCGTGCAGGACCAGATGCAGTTCCTGGAAGAAGCACAGCCCTACAG AGCCCTCCAGCACACCAacctgctgcagtgcctggcGCAGTGCGCCGAGGTCACCCCGTACCTGCTGGTGATGGAGTTCTGCCCGCTG GGTGACCTGAAGGGGTACCTGCGGAGCTGCCGGGGGGCCGAGGCCATGACCCCGGACCTGCTGACCCTGCAGAGGATGGCGTGCGAGGTggcctgcggcgtcctgcacctGCACAGGAACAACTACATCCACAG CGACCTGGCCCTGCGGAACTGCCTCCTCACCGCCGACCTCACCGTGAAGATCGGGGACTACGGCCTCTCGCACTGCAAGTACAAA GACGACTACTTCGTGACGGCCGACCAGCTGTGGGTGCCGCTGCGCTGGATCGCGCCCGAGCTCATCGATGAGGTGCACGGCAACCTGCTTGTGGTGGACCAGACCAAGGCCAGCAACGTCTG GTCGCTGGGCGTCACCATCTGGGAGCTGTTTGAGCTGGGCAGCCAGCCCTACGACCACTACTCTGACCGCCAAGTGCTGGCCTACGCCAtcaaggagcagcagctgaagctgcccAAGCCCCAGCTGAAGCTGTCGCTGGCGGAGCGCTG GTACGAGGTGATGCAgttctgctggctgcagcccgAGCAGCGCCCCACGGCCGAGGAGGTGCACCTGCTGCTGTCCTACCTGTGCGCCAAGGGGGCCACGGAGGCCGAGGAGGACTTCGAGAAGCGCTGGAACTCCATGAAGCCCAACGGCAGCGCCAGCGGCAGCCACCACGGCCCCGAGCTCTCATCCTTCCCGCTGCTGGAGCAATTCTCGGCCGATGGGTTCCCCTCAGACGGGGACGACATCCTCACCGTCATGGAGACCAGCCACGGCCTCAACTTTGAGTACAAATGGGAGCACACCAAGACCGAGCACTTCCAGGCCCCCCTGGGctccctgagccccagcagtgccGCTCGCTACCACGACCTCTATTACCCGGCCACGACGGCGGGGCTCagcctgggggtgtccccatcCTGCTACGAGTGCAAGGCATCTGGCTGCCCCGGGGTGCCGGCGCCCGGCGTGGTGCCCATCCTGGGCGCCCACAGCCCCTCGCTGGGCAGCGAGTACTACATCCGCATCGAGGGCCCCGGCGAGGGCAGCGCCGAGCTGGACTACGCCATGTGCACCTACAGCCCGGCGGGCGAGCAGGGCGCCCTGCGGCCCCCGGCCTGCTGGAGAGCCCAGGCCGGCCGCAGCGGCGGCACCTACGACTCGGACTCGGGCAGCCCCACCGTGTCCCTGAGCATGGAGCCGCTCCTGGGCCACCCACCCGCGGCCGAGGGCTCCTGGGAGTGCGCCGAGTACTACCCCTAcccctgccccgggcaggaGCCGCGGGGCTACGAGCCgtcccccggccccggggccgAGGGGTacctgctggaggaggagccGCCCCAGCCGGGCGGCCAGGACTGGCCCGTCCCCGCCGCCTTCCAGCCCGGGGTGTTTGCCGACCCGCTGGGCGTCTCGCCGTCGGGGAACTGCGCCTACAGCCCCCCGGGGTACGGGGGGACAGCGGGCCCGAGCGGGGCCCCACCGGACTGCGTGGCGCTGGAGCTGGGCGAGGACAGCCCCCCCAGCGCCCCCCACCCGGCCGGTGCCAGCCCCCCGCCTCAGCGCCACCCGTGGGCCTCCAACAGCTCCTCCAACAACAACATCGGCGGCGGCAGCCCCCGCGAGCCCCCGGCCGGAGACAGCTGGTGCTACCGCCGCATGATCACCTTCCGCGGGCTCATGGCCAAGCCGCTGGGCACGGTACCCCGCGGGCAGCCCCAGCTCGGGGGGTCCCCGCCGGGACACGACTTCCTCCGCCCGCGGCAGGATCAGCCCCCCGCCACGGCCGGCGGCTCCTCCTCCCCGTGCCGCTCGCCCTCCCCGCGGCGGCAGGCCTGGCACGGCCGTGACTCATCACCCTGCGGCCCCGCGCAGCCCGGCACGCTGGCGGAGAGCCCCGCCGCGCCCTGgggccccgccgcggccccgccacCTGCGCCGGGGGCCCCGCGCGATGCCCACCCTGAGGAGAGCTCGGCCGGGGGAAGCCCTGCCCGCAGCCCGCTgccccccgccgccgcggggccgggggaggCCGCCCCCGCCATGGCTGGCACGGCCGCCCCGAGCCCCGGCCCCCCCGGCCAGCCCGCCGCGGACGGCGCCCAGCTCGCGGCGGAGCCCGCCGAGGCGCCCGCGGAGGCCGTGGCCGAGAGCGGCGCCTGTGCCGCCAGCGACGCCGACCGGACGCCGGACAAgaccttctccagcagcagcttccccagCGTGGACGAGGGCAGCGACGAGGACACGGCCGAGCTGACCTCCGGCGTCTTCACCGACTTCTCCGGGGAATACACGGAGCGggcggaggcggccccggcgctcAGGTCCCTGCAGAAGCAGGTGGGGACGCCGGACTCGCTGGAGTCGCTGGACATCCCCTCCACGGCCAGCTCCTGCGAGGTGCTCAGCCCCGGCGCCTTCGCGCCCGCCGGCCAGGCCCGGGCCCTCGACAGCGGCTACGACACGGAGAACAACGAGTCCCCCGAGTTCGTGCTGAAGGAGCCCCACGAGCCCCGGGAGCCCGAGGCCTTCGGCCAGCTGGGGAAGCCgcccccggggctgccggggggCGAGGGCGAGGCGGCGGCCCCCGAAACGCGGCTGCCCAGCGCCGCGGGGCCCGAGCCGCCCGGCCTGGCCGAGAAGAGCCCCTACCGCGACTCTGCCTATTTCTCCGACTGCGACGCCGAGGCCGAGCGCGGCCACAAGGACGAGGGGGACAGCGATGGGTCCCGCACCCCGGAGGCAGAGGAGGGTCCCCGCTCCCCTTTGCAGGACACAGGGCGAGGAGAGGACCCGCTGCACCCGCCGGGGGCACCCGGCAGCCCCCCGGCAGCACCCGGCGGCGCGGTGGCGGTGCCCACGCCGGCCGAGGTGGCTTTGGAGGGGGACTGGGTGGGGATAGAGGCCGGGAGCGCACCGGAGCAGGCGCCTGGCACCGAGCAGAGCCCCGCTGGCACGGGGCTGGTGCCGGCCAGCCCCCCGCGCCCTGGCACAGACACCTGTCCCCCGGGCTCTGTGGCCCCCAAGACTTTCCTCTTGACCCCAGTGCCGGTGAGCCCTGGGGAGCCATCAGCTGTTGGAGGGACCTGCGTGCCCGACGGTGTCCCTGGACTTGGGGGGGCCACAGGGGGGGACAAACAGACTGTGACCCCCGTGCTGGGGCttggggagcaggggctgctcctggagggGCCCGGGGCAGGCGATGCGCCGGGGGGTCCCAGCACGCTGCTCCCCGGGGGCGAATCACCACCGGGTCTCTCCCCGGCCCCGGCTGCCCCCGAACGCCGTGAGgagccagaggaggaggaggaggacacGGAAGACAGCGACGAGTCAGATGAGGAGCTGCGCTGCTACAACATCCAGGAGCAGAGCGAGGAGAGCGAGGAGGAGCCGGCGGCCGTGCCCATCGTGGTGGCTGAGAGCCAGAGCGGCCGGAACCTGCGCAGCCTCCTCAAGATGCCCAGCCTGCTGTCCGAGTCCTTCTGCGAGGACCTGGAGCGTAAGAAAAAGGCCGTCTCCTTCTACGACGATGTGACCATCTACCTCTTCGACCAG gaaagccCCACACGGGAGCTGGCTGAGCAGAGCTTCCCAGAGCCCACCCTGCCTTCGGGGCAGCCTCCCTCGCCTTCGGGGCAGCCCCCTGCCAGTGGcagtccccccagccccacggaCCGGCTTGGAGCCTCCGATGACTCTTCAGATGGCAACGCCTCAGAAGAGA GTGGTGGCTTCGAGTGGGACGACGACTTCCCACTGATGCCAGCGAAGCCGTCCCTGGCGGCCTCACTGCCGGGGACGCCGGCGGAGCCCCCCGCGGCCGTGCCTGCCCTGGTGCCGGCGCAGAAACAGGTGCTGCCCATCCAGTTCTCCCGGTTCACGGTCTCACCTGCCCCGGTGTCCCGGTTCTCCATCACCCACGTCTCCGACTCGGACATGGACTCCATAGGAG GCAGCAGCGAAGACGGTGACCGGGAGTGA